A genomic window from Aulosira sp. FACHB-615 includes:
- a CDS encoding isopenicillin N synthase family oxygenase: MCRIPIIDLSALINSDSQAQDAVVKQIYQACHEVGFMYLQNHGISKELIAEVFSYSQHIFNLPLEVKQQIAWQDEFSNTGYVGRERERLNPSQPGDLKEAFNFSKVEVAFSIDGVSLANNSCIIAFYTACTELANKVLTTFALALGLPKDFLTIRHNQQNHTLRLLHYPPIQELPKPGQVRAGEHSDYGSITLLFQDDVGGLEVQTTTGEWITAPTIPDTVIVNTGDLMQRWTNDVFCSTKHRVMIPNDYRVKRSRYSIAFFCHPNDDTEIVCLETCQKERAPIYPPILAGEYLLSRLQATY; encoded by the coding sequence ATGTGCAGAATACCAATTATTGATTTATCAGCCTTGATAAATAGTGATTCACAAGCTCAAGATGCTGTGGTGAAACAAATTTATCAAGCTTGCCATGAAGTTGGCTTTATGTATTTGCAAAATCATGGCATTTCAAAAGAATTGATTGCAGAAGTATTTAGCTATAGTCAACATATTTTTAATTTACCGCTAGAAGTTAAACAACAAATAGCTTGGCAAGATGAATTTAGTAATACTGGTTATGTTGGCAGAGAAAGAGAGCGACTTAATCCAAGTCAACCAGGAGACTTAAAAGAAGCTTTTAATTTTAGCAAGGTAGAAGTTGCGTTTTCTATTGATGGTGTGAGTTTAGCAAACAACTCTTGTATTATTGCATTTTATACAGCTTGTACAGAACTAGCTAACAAAGTATTAACAACATTTGCGTTGGCGTTGGGATTACCAAAAGATTTTTTGACAATTAGACACAATCAGCAAAATCATACTCTGCGACTGCTACATTATCCGCCAATCCAAGAACTTCCGAAACCTGGACAAGTGCGTGCGGGGGAGCATTCTGATTATGGCAGTATTACTTTGCTATTCCAAGATGATGTGGGTGGTTTGGAAGTGCAAACAACAACTGGAGAGTGGATAACTGCGCCGACAATTCCTGATACGGTGATTGTGAATACAGGAGATTTGATGCAGCGTTGGACAAATGATGTGTTTTGTTCAACTAAGCATCGGGTAATGATTCCCAATGATTATAGGGTAAAGCGATCGCGCTATTCAATAGCATTTTTCTGTCATCCTAATGATGATACAGAAATTGTTTGTTTGGAAACTTGCCAAAAGGAACGTGCGCCTATTTATCCTCCCATCCTTGCGGGAGAATATCTTTTGAGTCGTCTACAAGCAACATATTAA
- a CDS encoding GNAT family N-acetyltransferase — protein sequence MLKITQCETDKDKAHIKDLLLEYFSWINSMWNQEFNLSFDVNSSLEECLAQLDEFMPPAGRLLLARYKGKIVGCVGLRRIDQEIGEIKRLYVQPKFRAQGIGRELLENIIYEAANLGYSKLRLDTAPFAKAAQALYHSLGFQDIAPYFEKTEVPPEYRDNWIFLELRLY from the coding sequence TTGCTAAAAATTACTCAATGCGAAACTGACAAAGACAAAGCCCATATCAAAGATTTGCTCTTGGAATATTTTAGCTGGATAAATTCTATGTGGAACCAGGAATTTAACCTGAGTTTTGATGTTAATTCCTCCTTAGAAGAATGTCTTGCTCAACTTGATGAATTTATGCCGCCAGCCGGACGCTTACTTTTAGCAAGATATAAAGGCAAAATTGTTGGTTGTGTTGGCTTACGCCGCATTGATCAGGAAATTGGAGAAATAAAAAGGCTGTACGTCCAGCCAAAGTTTCGCGCCCAAGGTATAGGCCGAGAATTATTAGAAAATATTATCTATGAAGCTGCCAATTTAGGTTACTCAAAACTGCGCTTAGATACGGCTCCTTTTGCGAAAGCCGCGCAGGCACTGTATCATTCACTCGGTTTTCAAGATATCGCACCATATTTTGAAAAAACAGAAGTCCCTCCAGAATATCGAGATAACTGGATTTTTCTGGAATTGAGACTTTATTGA
- a CDS encoding NAD(P)H-quinone oxidoreductase subunit 4, whose amino-acid sequence MIADGFPWLTAIILLPLVASMLIPVLPDKDGKLVRWYALGVAIADFILMCYAFWKHYDASSATFQLAEKYAWVPQLGFSWAVSVDGISAPLVLLAGLVTTLSMFAAWQVNLKPRLFYFLMLLLYSAQIGVFVAQDLLLFFIMWELELVPVYLLVSIWGGQKRRYAATKFLLYTAAASIFILVAGLAMALYGDNTTFDIVELSAKNYPLALELWLYAGLLIAFGVKLAVFPLHTWLPDAHGEASAPVSMLLAGVLLKMGGYGLIRINLEMLSDAHVYFAPVLATLGVINIIYGALNSFAQTNMKRRLAYSSISHMGFVLLGIASFTDVGVSGAMLQMLSHGLIAAVLFFLAGVTYDRTHTMAMESMGGIGQLMPKVFALFTAGAMASLALPGMSGFVSELQVFVGITTSDIYSPTFCTVMVFLAAVGVILTPIYLLSMLRQVFYGTGSELTCDIGNSAFENQEDEGTVCFGTDCLLPSEAVYRDAQPREIFIAACFLVLIIGVGIYPKLATQMYDVKTVAVNSQVRQSYIQFAEAKPEIYAKGLFAPQVTQPEVLGIIK is encoded by the coding sequence ATGATAGCGGATGGATTTCCTTGGCTAACCGCGATTATTCTGCTCCCACTCGTTGCTTCCATGCTCATTCCCGTGCTGCCTGATAAAGACGGCAAACTTGTGCGCTGGTATGCCCTAGGTGTGGCGATCGCGGATTTTATCTTGATGTGCTACGCTTTTTGGAAGCATTACGATGCCAGCAGTGCAACGTTTCAACTCGCGGAGAAATATGCCTGGGTGCCTCAGTTGGGGTTCAGTTGGGCAGTTTCAGTCGATGGAATATCCGCGCCACTTGTGCTACTGGCAGGACTAGTCACAACTCTTTCAATGTTTGCTGCATGGCAAGTTAACCTCAAGCCACGCCTGTTTTACTTCTTAATGTTGCTGCTATATAGCGCACAAATCGGCGTATTTGTCGCCCAAGACTTATTGTTGTTCTTTATTATGTGGGAACTAGAATTAGTTCCTGTTTACCTACTAGTCTCCATTTGGGGTGGTCAAAAACGCCGTTACGCTGCCACTAAATTCTTACTTTACACCGCCGCCGCTTCTATTTTTATTCTCGTAGCAGGCCTAGCAATGGCACTCTACGGCGATAATACAACCTTCGATATAGTCGAACTTAGTGCCAAGAATTATCCCTTAGCTTTAGAACTGTGGTTATATGCTGGGTTATTAATTGCCTTTGGTGTCAAATTAGCAGTATTTCCCTTGCATACATGGTTGCCTGATGCCCACGGTGAAGCATCTGCTCCTGTATCCATGCTATTAGCAGGTGTACTGCTGAAAATGGGTGGATATGGATTAATTCGCATCAATTTAGAAATGCTCTCCGATGCCCATGTTTACTTTGCACCAGTTCTCGCAACTCTTGGTGTCATCAATATTATCTATGGTGCATTAAACTCCTTCGCTCAGACGAACATGAAGCGCCGCCTCGCTTATTCGTCTATTTCTCACATGGGTTTTGTACTGCTGGGAATTGCCTCCTTCACCGATGTCGGTGTCAGTGGTGCAATGCTGCAAATGCTTTCCCACGGTTTAATTGCCGCAGTTCTATTCTTCTTAGCTGGTGTTACCTACGATCGCACCCATACAATGGCAATGGAAAGTATGGGCGGTATTGGTCAGCTTATGCCAAAAGTATTTGCCCTGTTTACGGCTGGTGCAATGGCATCACTCGCACTTCCCGGTATGAGTGGCTTTGTGAGTGAACTGCAAGTATTTGTTGGCATTACTACCAGTGACATTTACAGCCCTACATTCTGCACCGTGATGGTGTTCTTAGCCGCAGTCGGCGTGATCCTCACCCCGATTTATCTGCTGTCGATGTTGCGACAAGTATTTTACGGTACTGGCTCAGAACTCACCTGTGATATTGGTAACTCTGCTTTTGAAAATCAAGAAGATGAAGGTACAGTTTGCTTCGGTACAGACTGTCTCCTACCCAGCGAAGCAGTTTACCGAGATGCCCAACCCCGTGAAATCTTTATCGCCGCTTGTTTCTTGGTGCTGATTATTGGTGTTGGTATTTATCCCAAATTGGCTACACAAATGTATGATGTCAAAACCGTGGCGGTGAATAGCCAAGTACGTCAATCATATATTCAATTTGCCGAAGCCAAGCCCGAAATCTATGCCAAGGGATTATTTGCACCCCAAGTTACCCAGCCGGAAGTTTTAGGAATCATTAAATAA
- a CDS encoding mechanosensitive ion channel family protein, with protein MQEILNLLKNIDYSGIPIGKIVTVIVVLTLTQTLRRFVVELIVRTIERFTKQTKTDLDDELVGIIKPSLSWLILIAGLWFVKEILSPELGIQLSESIGKTLNLIVVFIVAYAIYRAASILGQIIANLVLHTDTDLDELLRPLMPKIFQSAAVIVITIKVSEIFLGQSAAALVGLLGGAGITLGLLFKDIVYDWFCTIIIYSDNLYREGDWVGVAGVEGFVQVLNIGFRTTTLHVYKWGSILKMPNSRMITGIVENWSQNPGEELKWGISLTLKIDNISAQQTARICDAIQVMPESIKGLSKEIIVRFSQIENNARVINIVGFVNDDKLYFAAEKNLNLAILELLEKEGIDFLSVELETTPEKHKLSQLGVNN; from the coding sequence ATGCAAGAAATTTTGAACTTACTGAAAAACATTGACTACTCTGGCATACCTATCGGCAAAATAGTGACTGTCATTGTTGTCTTAACTTTGACACAGACCTTAAGACGATTCGTAGTGGAATTAATAGTTAGAACTATTGAACGCTTTACAAAACAAACCAAAACCGACCTCGATGATGAACTAGTAGGGATTATCAAACCGTCTTTAAGTTGGTTAATTTTGATTGCTGGACTATGGTTTGTCAAAGAAATTCTGTCACCAGAATTAGGCATTCAATTAAGCGAGTCAATTGGTAAAACTCTTAACTTAATCGTCGTTTTTATCGTTGCTTATGCTATTTATCGAGCCGCTTCCATTTTAGGTCAGATTATTGCTAACTTAGTACTGCATACTGACACAGACCTTGATGAATTGCTGAGACCATTAATGCCGAAAATATTTCAATCGGCAGCAGTTATAGTCATTACGATTAAAGTCAGTGAAATCTTTTTAGGACAATCAGCCGCCGCCTTAGTTGGTTTATTAGGTGGTGCTGGTATTACTCTAGGTTTGTTGTTCAAAGATATTGTCTACGACTGGTTTTGTACAATTATTATCTACTCTGATAACCTTTATCGAGAAGGTGACTGGGTGGGAGTAGCAGGCGTTGAAGGTTTTGTTCAAGTTCTCAATATTGGATTTAGAACCACAACCTTGCATGTATACAAATGGGGTTCTATTTTAAAAATGCCCAACTCTAGAATGATTACTGGCATTGTTGAGAATTGGTCACAAAATCCTGGTGAGGAATTAAAATGGGGCATTAGCTTAACCCTAAAAATTGATAATATTTCCGCCCAGCAAACTGCTAGAATCTGCGATGCAATTCAAGTAATGCCTGAATCTATTAAAGGCTTATCAAAAGAAATTATCGTCCGCTTTAGTCAGATAGAGAATAATGCCCGTGTGATTAATATCGTTGGTTTTGTTAATGATGACAAACTCTATTTTGCCGCAGAGAAAAACTTAAATCTAGCCATTCTGGAACTGTTAGAAAAAGAAGGCATTGATTTTCTATCTGTGGAACTGGAAACTACCCCAGAAAAGCATAAGCTTAGTCAACTGGGAGTGAATAATTAA
- a CDS encoding proton extrusion protein PcxA codes for MKNFLFTKNSDLLRQKVYEYWEVLKQWFVNTPERSLAQAYDAAKKIRNIEVEHFNNQIISAASVNETPNVMSYWQNVLSQNLTIIKLRLAEFQSSRALLEISNPVLLEKLQFIDEVIEKYQQQTLIISKVNQQSVSQPLKIDSEIYQNTSNVVNPAGNNQSIGFLPSSIGRTINRLTTDFSPNAEADFIRNYHISQNRTRTSVRFLLLLIVIPLLTQRFSKEFLVSPIVERVRSQQLTAIFINSEMEEEAFKELKTFEEQLKFQTLLKKAPILSPEEIESSVKEKAIEIAQEFRQKSKEAISNVFADLISLVAFAIVVANGKKEIAAIKSFIDDLIFGLSDSAKAFVIILFTDVFVGFHSPHGWEVILEGLAEHLGLAPNTSLIFLFIATFPVILDTVVKYWIFRYLSRLSPSALATYKEMNE; via the coding sequence ATGAAGAATTTTTTGTTTACAAAGAATAGTGATTTGCTGCGGCAAAAGGTATATGAATATTGGGAAGTGCTGAAACAATGGTTTGTCAATACACCGGAGCGATCGCTTGCCCAAGCTTATGATGCTGCCAAGAAAATCAGAAATATTGAAGTAGAGCATTTTAACAATCAAATCATTTCTGCCGCATCCGTAAATGAGACACCAAATGTCATGTCTTATTGGCAGAACGTACTGAGCCAAAATTTAACTATTATTAAACTGAGACTCGCAGAATTCCAGTCCAGCCGCGCACTATTAGAAATTTCCAACCCTGTTTTATTAGAGAAACTCCAGTTTATTGATGAAGTTATTGAAAAGTATCAGCAACAAACCTTAATAATTAGCAAAGTAAATCAACAATCTGTATCTCAGCCCCTAAAAATTGACAGTGAAATTTATCAAAATACATCTAATGTTGTCAATCCTGCCGGCAACAATCAAAGTATAGGTTTTCTCCCCAGTTCTATCGGTAGAACCATTAACCGACTTACCACAGACTTTTCTCCCAACGCCGAAGCGGATTTTATTCGGAATTACCACATTTCCCAAAATCGTACTAGAACTTCTGTGCGGTTCTTGTTACTGTTAATTGTGATTCCATTATTAACACAGCGTTTTTCTAAAGAATTTTTAGTGAGTCCCATAGTAGAGCGTGTCAGAAGTCAACAACTCACAGCTATTTTTATTAATTCTGAAATGGAGGAAGAAGCTTTCAAAGAGTTAAAAACCTTTGAAGAACAACTAAAATTTCAAACTCTCCTCAAAAAAGCGCCTATTTTATCTCCAGAAGAAATCGAGTCTAGTGTCAAAGAAAAAGCCATTGAAATAGCTCAAGAGTTCCGCCAAAAAAGTAAAGAAGCTATCAGTAATGTTTTTGCTGATTTAATTTCTTTAGTCGCCTTTGCTATTGTAGTTGCTAATGGTAAAAAAGAAATTGCAGCCATCAAGTCTTTTATAGATGACCTGATATTTGGCTTGAGTGATAGTGCTAAAGCCTTTGTGATTATTTTGTTTACTGATGTATTTGTGGGTTTCCACTCACCACACGGTTGGGAAGTCATTCTCGAAGGGTTAGCCGAGCATTTGGGGCTAGCACCTAATACAAGTTTGATATTTCTATTTATTGCCACGTTTCCCGTGATTTTAGATACGGTTGTGAAATATTGGATATTCCGTTACCTCAGCCGCTTGTCACCTTCAGCACTGGCTACATATAAAGAAATGAACGAATAA
- a CDS encoding carbonic anhydrase yields MPIKRIIAGLNEFHDNYFITHRELFENLSQGQTPEVLFITCSDSRIDPFLITQSQPGDLFVIRNVGNIIPPYGSHHGAEGAGIEYAIQALDINDVVVCGHSHCGAMRGLLQIGSLAQQMPLVYDWLRQYAEPTRRLVMDNYKDCPSDKLLRIAIEQNVLTQIENLETHPIIRSRLHSGQLTLHAWIYEIETGEVFAYDAEIGQFKILENRPFPVPNPLIGVYSE; encoded by the coding sequence GTGCCGATTAAACGCATAATTGCGGGGCTGAATGAATTTCACGATAATTATTTTATTACACACCGCGAATTATTTGAAAATTTATCGCAAGGACAAACACCAGAAGTATTATTTATTACTTGTTCTGACTCTCGGATTGATCCTTTTTTAATTACCCAGAGTCAGCCAGGAGATTTATTTGTTATTCGTAATGTTGGGAATATTATTCCTCCGTATGGCTCCCATCACGGTGCGGAAGGTGCAGGAATTGAATATGCAATTCAGGCTTTAGATATCAACGATGTAGTTGTTTGTGGTCATTCTCATTGCGGAGCCATGCGAGGACTATTACAGATAGGTAGCTTGGCACAGCAAATGCCATTAGTTTATGACTGGTTGAGGCAGTACGCTGAACCAACTCGCCGTTTGGTGATGGATAACTATAAAGATTGCCCCAGCGATAAGCTTTTAAGAATTGCCATTGAACAGAATGTACTGACGCAAATCGAAAATCTCGAAACTCATCCAATTATTCGTTCTCGACTGCATAGTGGTCAATTGACTCTTCATGCTTGGATTTATGAAATTGAGACTGGTGAAGTTTTTGCTTATGATGCCGAGATTGGTCAATTTAAGATTTTAGAAAATCGTCCCTTCCCTGTACCAAATCCGTTGATTGGTGTATATTCAGAGTAA
- a CDS encoding P-II family nitrogen regulator, protein MEAIKKVEIVTNSLELPKVLDILEKIGVSGYTVIEDVTGKGDRGRVFNDLESHILTNGYIMSVCTQEQEEELVTEIEPILKKFGGVCIVSDAKWIAH, encoded by the coding sequence GTGGAAGCCATCAAGAAAGTTGAGATAGTCACAAATTCTTTAGAACTACCAAAAGTTCTAGATATTTTAGAGAAAATCGGAGTTTCCGGTTACACTGTAATTGAAGATGTTACAGGTAAAGGAGATAGAGGTAGAGTTTTTAATGATTTAGAAAGTCATATACTCACTAATGGCTATATTATGAGTGTATGCACACAAGAACAAGAAGAAGAATTAGTAACAGAAATTGAGCCGATTTTAAAAAAATTCGGAGGTGTGTGTATTGTCTCTGATGCCAAGTGGATTGCACATTAG
- a CDS encoding sodium-dependent bicarbonate transport family permease, translating to MNSSLILSNILNPPVLFFFLGMLAIFLQSDLEIPQPLPKLFSLYLLLAIGFKGGYEITESGINPEIAITLFAAILMASAVPVYSFFILKVKLDAYNAAAIAATYGSISAVTFITAQSFLKILNISSGGHMVAALALMESPAIIVGILLVRLFAPPKENQKGEFSWSEVLREAFLNGSVFLLIGSVIIGTLTGERGWDKLHPFTQEIFYGVLAFFLLDMGMVAARRIKDMRKTGSFLIAFSILMPVANAIFGIIIAKLIGMSAGNALLFAVLCASASYIAVPAAMRMTVPEANPSLYVSMALALTFPFNIIIGIPLYFNIIKAIGV from the coding sequence ATGAATTCCAGTTTAATTCTGTCCAATATTTTAAACCCGCCAGTGTTATTTTTCTTTTTAGGAATGCTGGCAATTTTTTTGCAATCTGACCTGGAAATTCCGCAGCCTTTACCTAAATTGTTTTCCCTTTACCTATTACTAGCTATTGGTTTCAAAGGCGGATATGAAATTACCGAAAGTGGCATCAATCCTGAAATTGCCATCACACTTTTTGCCGCGATTTTGATGGCTTCGGCTGTACCTGTTTACTCATTTTTCATTTTAAAAGTCAAATTAGATGCGTACAATGCAGCCGCGATCGCAGCAACTTATGGTTCGATTAGTGCAGTGACATTTATTACTGCTCAATCATTTCTCAAAATTTTGAATATTTCTTCTGGCGGACACATGGTAGCCGCATTAGCATTAATGGAATCACCAGCAATTATTGTGGGGATTTTGCTAGTGAGATTGTTTGCGCCACCGAAAGAAAACCAAAAAGGAGAATTTTCTTGGAGTGAAGTTTTACGGGAAGCTTTCTTAAATGGTTCAGTTTTTCTCCTGATTGGTAGCGTGATTATTGGCACACTCACAGGTGAAAGAGGTTGGGATAAATTACATCCATTCACCCAAGAAATTTTTTATGGAGTCTTAGCCTTCTTTTTACTCGATATGGGGATGGTTGCGGCCAGAAGAATCAAAGATATGCGGAAAACTGGTTCTTTTTTAATTGCCTTTTCGATATTAATGCCTGTAGCTAATGCCATTTTCGGCATAATTATTGCCAAATTAATTGGTATGTCTGCGGGTAATGCTTTGCTATTTGCAGTCCTTTGCGCCAGTGCTTCTTACATAGCAGTTCCCGCAGCGATGCGAATGACAGTTCCAGAAGCTAATCCTAGTTTGTATGTATCTATGGCCTTAGCACTGACCTTTCCTTTCAACATTATTATTGGCATTCCTTTGTATTTCAACATTATCAAAGCTATCGGAGTTTAA
- a CDS encoding COP23 domain-containing protein encodes MKLRLFGQGLMGIGVSSVAALSMVATIDQPSYAGGTIFKCEKRQGVPVTVAQTQDGRKVPMIQWSSQDYFPREWNSERRCYEVSRRFQRSYDNGRLKYIKTGTLRGQPVVCAAVNQSAPCTDSSLLFTLKRGSNAKATLRRLMNRRGLVAGNVLNESGGDSLNIDFDTYLNNATNDQNSDINQDINE; translated from the coding sequence ATGAAATTGAGGTTGTTTGGCCAAGGCTTGATGGGAATCGGAGTCTCTTCTGTAGCGGCGTTGAGTATGGTTGCAACTATTGACCAGCCTAGTTATGCAGGCGGGACGATTTTTAAGTGTGAAAAGCGTCAAGGTGTACCTGTGACAGTTGCTCAAACTCAAGATGGTAGGAAAGTCCCGATGATTCAATGGTCATCTCAAGATTACTTTCCTAGAGAATGGAACTCAGAACGTCGTTGTTATGAAGTGTCGCGGAGATTTCAAAGAAGTTATGACAATGGCAGACTCAAGTACATTAAAACAGGTACTTTGCGCGGACAACCTGTAGTGTGTGCGGCGGTAAATCAAAGTGCGCCTTGTACTGATAGTTCTTTGTTGTTTACTCTCAAACGTGGTAGTAATGCGAAAGCAACTTTGAGAAGACTGATGAATCGTCGGGGGTTAGTCGCGGGGAATGTTCTGAATGAAAGTGGGGGAGACTCATTGAACATTGATTTTGATACATATTTAAATAACGCGACAAATGACCAAAATAGCGATATTAATCAAGATATTAATGAATAA
- a CDS encoding serine protease — protein MNGSPLTLVVCLGSISVILSASAPVVSIPTPNYIARSITVKVLSQDFLGSGILLRRSGATYTVLTNAHVLQAGDPPYRVQAPDGRIYRANLPQNLNFGKNDLAVLQFKSAGSIYAIASPGAFPASGDEVFAAGYPAVEERGKKQSLAFTTGKVSLVLAKPLEGGYQLGYTNNIKNGMSGGPLLNVRGQVVGINGMQAYPLWDQPSVFADGSKVDARLHQMIIRLSWAVPMTKVRQMMPKAENTTVTTVFSQAD, from the coding sequence ATGAATGGTTCTCCGTTGACACTGGTTGTCTGTCTTGGCAGTATTTCCGTGATTTTGTCGGCATCAGCACCAGTTGTCAGTATTCCTACACCAAATTACATTGCTCGCTCAATTACTGTCAAAGTTCTATCTCAAGATTTTTTGGGTTCCGGTATTTTGTTGCGGCGTAGTGGTGCAACATATACAGTACTGACCAATGCTCATGTATTACAAGCTGGTGATCCTCCCTATCGTGTACAAGCGCCAGATGGTAGGATTTATAGAGCTAATTTACCTCAAAACTTAAACTTCGGAAAAAACGATTTAGCTGTGTTGCAATTCAAAAGTGCAGGCAGTATCTATGCAATAGCATCTCCTGGTGCATTTCCCGCATCAGGAGATGAAGTATTTGCTGCGGGTTATCCGGCTGTGGAAGAACGCGGTAAAAAACAAAGCTTGGCCTTTACCACAGGCAAGGTGAGTTTAGTTCTAGCCAAACCTTTAGAGGGCGGTTATCAACTAGGCTACACCAACAATATTAAAAACGGGATGAGTGGCGGCCCTTTATTAAATGTTCGGGGTCAAGTGGTGGGAATCAATGGAATGCAAGCTTATCCATTGTGGGATCAACCATCAGTATTTGCTGATGGTTCTAAAGTTGATGCAAGATTGCATCAAATGATTATTCGCCTCAGTTGGGCTGTACCGATGACAAAGGTGAGACAGATGATGCCAAAAGCCGAAAACACTACAGTTACTACTGTATTTAGTCAAGCTGATTAG
- a CDS encoding serine protease yields MRLNRGFTTAIVGVAIAFTQPEIAQSLTAQDVTNLAQNITVMISGPQLGSGVIIYRKGKTYSVLTNWHVVDAPGTYTIQTRGQTQYQIQPTSITRVPEADLAILQFNSDQAYNVAIFGNSDATREGTTVYVSGAPEPLHGIENRTVLVPVGQIIGTNSQDKEGYTLIYSNTTYRGMSGGPVLDDNGRLIGIHGRGARSDGEKVGFNLGIPINIFVNSKAVRTLKLAIPISQPKDKPASANVPAIGRPSVINGSGGAAGSCPGRIC; encoded by the coding sequence ATGAGACTTAATCGTGGATTTACAACAGCAATTGTCGGGGTAGCGATCGCCTTTACGCAACCAGAAATTGCTCAATCTTTAACTGCACAGGATGTCACTAATCTTGCTCAAAATATTACTGTCATGATTAGTGGCCCGCAACTTGGCTCTGGAGTGATTATTTACCGCAAAGGCAAAACCTACAGCGTGCTGACTAATTGGCATGTTGTTGATGCGCCAGGAACTTACACCATCCAAACAAGAGGTCAGACCCAATATCAAATTCAACCCACGTCTATCACCCGTGTTCCAGAGGCAGATTTAGCAATTTTACAGTTTAACAGCGATCAAGCCTACAACGTGGCGATTTTTGGCAATTCTGATGCCACCAGGGAAGGCACAACAGTATATGTATCCGGCGCACCAGAACCATTACACGGCATTGAAAACCGTACTGTGTTAGTACCAGTGGGACAAATTATTGGGACTAATTCACAAGATAAAGAAGGTTACACCTTAATTTATAGCAACACGACTTATCGCGGAATGAGTGGTGGCCCTGTGCTAGATGACAACGGCCGTTTAATTGGGATTCACGGACGAGGTGCGAGATCCGACGGGGAAAAAGTTGGGTTTAATTTAGGCATTCCTATCAACATCTTTGTTAATTCCAAAGCTGTGAGAACTTTGAAATTAGCAATACCGATTTCTCAACCAAAAGATAAACCTGCATCGGCTAATGTTCCCGCCATTGGCAGACCATCAGTAATCAATGGTTCTGGCGGAGCCGCAGGTTCTTGCCCTGGTAGAATTTGCTAA
- a CDS encoding helix-turn-helix domain-containing protein encodes MDNQNKVTSGSGNVFADLGLSNPEERLVKAELAIKISEIITTQKLTQVQAAEILGIDQPKVSALTRGKLKDFSVERLMKFLNILGNDVEIRVKPKPENRTSASTTVVCF; translated from the coding sequence ATGGACAACCAAAATAAAGTTACTAGTGGTAGTGGGAATGTATTTGCTGATTTAGGTTTATCTAATCCTGAAGAACGTTTAGTTAAAGCTGAACTGGCGATAAAAATTAGTGAAATTATTACTACTCAAAAACTAACTCAGGTTCAAGCGGCGGAAATTTTAGGTATAGATCAACCGAAAGTTTCTGCTTTAACTAGAGGTAAACTAAAAGACTTTTCAGTAGAAAGATTAATGAAATTTTTGAATATTTTGGGTAATGATGTAGAAATTAGAGTCAAACCTAAACCAGAAAATCGTACTTCTGCCTCTACTACTGTAGTTTGCTTTTAA